From a region of the Pleuronectes platessa chromosome 22, fPlePla1.1, whole genome shotgun sequence genome:
- the nrf1 gene encoding nuclear respiratory factor 1 isoform X2 translates to MEDHSVHHEQMTTIEAGAVSQQIHQVHVTTYTETSMMSAEEDSTSSPDDDPYDDTDILNSAGTDEITAHLAAAGPVGMAAAAAVATGKKRKRPHIFESNPSIRKRQQTRLLRKLRATLDEYTTRVGQQAIVLCISPSKPNPVFKVFGAAPLENVVRKYKSMMLEDLENALAEHAPPGGDMASELPPLTIDGIPVSVDKMTQAQLRAFIPEMLKYSTGRGKPGWGKESCKPVWWPEDIPWANVRSDVRTEEQKQRVSWTQALRTIVKNCYKQHGREDLLYAFEDHHITTVTTTQHHMTTAQSIAHLVPSQTVVQTINNPDGTVSLIQVGTGHTVATLADASELPGVTVAQVNYTTVTDGEVEQNWALHSGEMTIQTTQSSEATQAVASLAEAAVAASHEMQTGATVTMALNSEAAHAVATLAEATLQGGGQIVLAETAAAVGALAGVQDATGLVQIPVSMYQTVVTSLAQGNRPVQVAMAPVATRIDNTVTLDGQAVEVVTIEQ, encoded by the exons ATGGAGGACCACAGCGTTCACCATGAACAGATGACAACCATCGAGGCTGGCGCTGTCAGCCAACAGATCCATCAG GTACACGTGACCACTTACACTGAAACATCCATGATGAGTGCTGAGGAAGACTCGACGTCCTCGCCAGATGACGATCCTTACGACGACACGGACATTCTCAATTCGGCAGGCACCGATGAGATCACCGCACACCTAGCTGCTGCAG ggCCAGTAGGcatggcggctgctgctgccgtggCAACCggcaagaaaagaaagaggccTCACATCTTTGAATCCAACCCCTCAATCCGCAAGAGGCAGCAGACCCGACTGCTCAG GAAACTAAGAGCTACACTTGATGAGTATACCACCAGAGTGGGGCAGCAGGCCATAGTGCTGTGTATTTCTCCCTCCAAACCCAACCCAGTGTTCAAGGTGTTTGGTGCTGCTCCACTGGAGAATGTG GTGAGGAAGTATAAGAGCATGATGTTGGAGGATCTGGAGAACGCTCTCGCTGAACACGCCCCTCCAGGTGGAGACATGGCctcagagctgccccccctcacCATAGACGGCATCCCTGTCTCTGTGGATAAGATGACCCAG GCCCAGCTGCGAGCGTTCATCCCAGAGATGCTGAAGTACTCTACAGGCCGAGGGAAGCCTGGCTGGGGTAAAGAGAGCTGCAAGCCAGTGTGGTGGCCTGAGGACATCCCCTGGGCCAATGTCCGCAGCGATGTCCGTACAGAGGAGCAGAAACAGAGG GTTTCTTGGACGCAGGCGTTGCGAACCATCGTGAAGAACTGCTACAAGCAGCACGGACGTGAGGATCTGTTGTATGCATTCGAAGACCATCATATAACGACTGTTACCACCACCCAGCACCATATGACCACAGCGCAGAGCATCGCTCACCTTGTGCCGTCACAAACTGTGGTACAGACCATCAACAACCCCGATGGAACAGTCTCACTCATTCAG GTTGGAACAGGACACACAGTTGCGACTCTGGCAGATGCCTCGGAGCTGCCGGGTGTGACGGTGGCACAGGTTAACTACACTACTGTGACTGATGGAGAG GTGGAGCAGAATTGGGCCCTCCATAGCGGGGAGATGACAATCCAAACCACTCAATCGTCAGAGGCCACGCAGGCAGTAGCATCCCTGGCTGAAGCTGCCGTCGCCGCCAGTCATGAGATGCAGACTGGTGCCACCGTCACGATGGCTCTTAACAG TGAGGCAGCTCACGCTGTAGCGACGTTGGCAGAGGCCACTCTACAAGGTGGAGGTCAGATCGTCCTGGCAGAGACGGCAGCTGCTGTCGGGGCACTAGCTGGGGTTCAGGATGCCACAG gtTTGGTCCAGATCCCGGTCAGCATGTATCAGACTGTAGTGACCAGCCTCGCACAGGGTAACCGGCCTGTCCAGGTTGCAATGGCACCTGTAGCCACACGCATAGACAACACTGTCACTCTGGACGGCCAGGCGGTGGAGGTTGTGACCATTGAGCAATGA
- the nrf1 gene encoding nuclear respiratory factor 1 isoform X1: MEDHSVHHEQMTTIEAGAVSQQIHQVHVTTYTETSMMSAEEDSTSSPDDDPYDDTDILNSAGTDEITAHLAAAGPVGMAAAAAVATGKKRKRPHIFESNPSIRKRQQTRLLRKLRATLDEYTTRVGQQAIVLCISPSKPNPVFKVFGAAPLENVVRKYKSMMLEDLENALAEHAPPGGDMASELPPLTIDGIPVSVDKMTQAQLRAFIPEMLKYSTGRGKPGWGKESCKPVWWPEDIPWANVRSDVRTEEQKQRVSWTQALRTIVKNCYKQHGREDLLYAFEDHHITTVTTTQHHMTTAQSIAHLVPSQTVVQTINNPDGTVSLIQVGTGHTVATLADASELPGVTVAQVNYTTVTDGEVEQNWALHSGEMTIQTTQSSEATQAVASLAEAAVAASHEMQTGATVTMALNRWGLQRELKACPMEDRSSAGSGYNITTIQQLDNLSEAAHAVATLAEATLQGGGQIVLAETAAAVGALAGVQDATGLVQIPVSMYQTVVTSLAQGNRPVQVAMAPVATRIDNTVTLDGQAVEVVTIEQ; encoded by the exons ATGGAGGACCACAGCGTTCACCATGAACAGATGACAACCATCGAGGCTGGCGCTGTCAGCCAACAGATCCATCAG GTACACGTGACCACTTACACTGAAACATCCATGATGAGTGCTGAGGAAGACTCGACGTCCTCGCCAGATGACGATCCTTACGACGACACGGACATTCTCAATTCGGCAGGCACCGATGAGATCACCGCACACCTAGCTGCTGCAG ggCCAGTAGGcatggcggctgctgctgccgtggCAACCggcaagaaaagaaagaggccTCACATCTTTGAATCCAACCCCTCAATCCGCAAGAGGCAGCAGACCCGACTGCTCAG GAAACTAAGAGCTACACTTGATGAGTATACCACCAGAGTGGGGCAGCAGGCCATAGTGCTGTGTATTTCTCCCTCCAAACCCAACCCAGTGTTCAAGGTGTTTGGTGCTGCTCCACTGGAGAATGTG GTGAGGAAGTATAAGAGCATGATGTTGGAGGATCTGGAGAACGCTCTCGCTGAACACGCCCCTCCAGGTGGAGACATGGCctcagagctgccccccctcacCATAGACGGCATCCCTGTCTCTGTGGATAAGATGACCCAG GCCCAGCTGCGAGCGTTCATCCCAGAGATGCTGAAGTACTCTACAGGCCGAGGGAAGCCTGGCTGGGGTAAAGAGAGCTGCAAGCCAGTGTGGTGGCCTGAGGACATCCCCTGGGCCAATGTCCGCAGCGATGTCCGTACAGAGGAGCAGAAACAGAGG GTTTCTTGGACGCAGGCGTTGCGAACCATCGTGAAGAACTGCTACAAGCAGCACGGACGTGAGGATCTGTTGTATGCATTCGAAGACCATCATATAACGACTGTTACCACCACCCAGCACCATATGACCACAGCGCAGAGCATCGCTCACCTTGTGCCGTCACAAACTGTGGTACAGACCATCAACAACCCCGATGGAACAGTCTCACTCATTCAG GTTGGAACAGGACACACAGTTGCGACTCTGGCAGATGCCTCGGAGCTGCCGGGTGTGACGGTGGCACAGGTTAACTACACTACTGTGACTGATGGAGAG GTGGAGCAGAATTGGGCCCTCCATAGCGGGGAGATGACAATCCAAACCACTCAATCGTCAGAGGCCACGCAGGCAGTAGCATCCCTGGCTGAAGCTGCCGTCGCCGCCAGTCATGAGATGCAGACTGGTGCCACCGTCACGATGGCTCTTAACAG ATGGGGCCTACAGCGGGAACTAAAAGCGTGTCCCATGGAGGACCGGTCGTCTGCCGGATCGGGTTACAACATCACAACAATACAGCAGCTTGACAATCTCAG TGAGGCAGCTCACGCTGTAGCGACGTTGGCAGAGGCCACTCTACAAGGTGGAGGTCAGATCGTCCTGGCAGAGACGGCAGCTGCTGTCGGGGCACTAGCTGGGGTTCAGGATGCCACAG gtTTGGTCCAGATCCCGGTCAGCATGTATCAGACTGTAGTGACCAGCCTCGCACAGGGTAACCGGCCTGTCCAGGTTGCAATGGCACCTGTAGCCACACGCATAGACAACACTGTCACTCTGGACGGCCAGGCGGTGGAGGTTGTGACCATTGAGCAATGA